The DNA window CTGTTCTCGATCGTGACGCCGATGTCGAGGTCGTGCGACACGGTCGGCTTGAACCGGGCAGCGCTGACGTGCAGCTCGTACCCCATCGCGCGGACCGCCGCGGCGACCTTCGGATCGGCCGGGTCGTAGTTCAGGATGCCGGCGTGGTTGATCTTCCAGGTGGAGTGCTCGAGCTCGATGCAGGCGCGTACGTCGTCGACGTCGGCGCCGTTCCCCGCGGGATAGTTCGCGAACGCGTGCCGCTGGATCTCCGGCCGGACCTCGCCGCCCATCGAGTTCGTGACCCATCTGTTCTCGGCGTTCGCGCGCAGGAAGCCCGCCAACTGCGACCAGTCCCAGCCGCCGAGCGACTCCGGCAGCGTGACGCCCTTGCCACCCTCGATGAAGCACCACGAGTCGTCGTGGAAGCCCACATCGGCTTGCATGACGGCGGAATCGGCGAGCTCGGCGTACCGTGCCTCGAGCATCGTCGTGTCGAACGCGTCGTCCAGCCAGTCGATCACGCGCTTCTGGTTGGCGATGGCCGGCATGTAGTTGGGGTAGCCGTCGGAGGTGTCGGTGTCGTACGGCCAGGTGTGCCACTCGCCCCACAGCCCGACGAGACCCATGGTGAGGAAGCCGATGCGCGGGTCGCCGTCGTACCGCTTGCCGAGCTTGCTGGTGAAGTGCCGGAGCACCGCGAGCAGGTCGGGGTCGTCGTAGTCGGGGTGCTCGACGCCCCAGAACGTGTCCGGCCGCATCGCGACCTTGTCGGTGAGGCAGGCCGGCAGCCCGTTCTCCGGATGCGTGCCGCTGCCGTCCGGGTACGTGATGTAGAAGCGCATCGCGACCTGGTGGCCGGCCGCGGCGGCGCGGTCGAGGTAGCTCTCCAGCAGGCTCCAGTCGAGCTTGCGGCAGTCGTTCGGGTCGGTGACGACCTCGCTCAGCGCGAGGTACGCCCAGTCGAGGCTGTGCGGGTAGCCGGCGGTCGGGTCGTCCATGCCGTCGAGGAACGGGGCGAAGCCCTTGAGCGGGTTGTCCAGCGGGCCCGGGGCGTACGCCAACGGGTGGACCGGTAGGTGCGGCGGCGCGGCCGGCTTGGGTGGCCGCGGCGGCGGTCCCGCGGCGGCGTCTGCTCCGGCGGGCAGCAGGAACGCGGACATCGCCACCACTCCGGCGAGAGCTGCGCGCAGAAGCATCGTGCGA is part of the Tenggerimyces flavus genome and encodes:
- a CDS encoding DUF4832 domain-containing protein, which gives rise to MLLRAALAGVVAMSAFLLPAGADAAAGPPPRPPKPAAPPHLPVHPLAYAPGPLDNPLKGFAPFLDGMDDPTAGYPHSLDWAYLALSEVVTDPNDCRKLDWSLLESYLDRAAAAGHQVAMRFYITYPDGSGTHPENGLPACLTDKVAMRPDTFWGVEHPDYDDPDLLAVLRHFTSKLGKRYDGDPRIGFLTMGLVGLWGEWHTWPYDTDTSDGYPNYMPAIANQKRVIDWLDDAFDTTMLEARYAELADSAVMQADVGFHDDSWCFIEGGKGVTLPESLGGWDWSQLAGFLRANAENRWVTNSMGGEVRPEIQRHAFANYPAGNGADVDDVRACIELEHSTWKINHAGILNYDPADPKVAAAVRAMGYELHVSAARFKPTVSHDLDIGVTIENRGVAPFYYRWPVELGLRDASGRVTKTWRTGWDVRKVQPLKIRAYPDWQTSKPYLDFGWPQHYRTSVNVNHVRSGSYDLVMRVVNPLLTGKKLRFANAAQGADGWLDLGTVRVRR